The following coding sequences lie in one Arachis stenosperma cultivar V10309 chromosome 5, arast.V10309.gnm1.PFL2, whole genome shotgun sequence genomic window:
- the LOC130982360 gene encoding 2-oxoglutarate-Fe(II) type oxidoreductase hxnY-like isoform X1, whose protein sequence is MVNADSLTSSLSCVDLSNPDINQSVNSLKQACLDSGFFYVVNHGISQEFMDEVFAESKRFFSLPHKEKMKLLRNEKHRGYTPVLDELLDPENQVHVGDYKEGYYIGVEVAEDDPKSHKPFYGPNRWPSSGILPKWRETMEKYHEQALEVGKKVARIIALALGLDANFFDQPKMLGEPIAVLRLLHYEGRISDPTKGLFGAGAHTDYGLITLLATDEISGLQICKDRDAKPQKWEDVPPMKGAFIVNIGDMLERWSNCVFKSTLHRVLGNGKERYSIPFFLEPSHECLVECLPTCKSATNPAKFPPILCQDYLSQRYNDTHANLTIYKKQQNLQY, encoded by the exons ATGGTTAACGCAGATTCTCTCACCTCTTCCCTCAGTTGTGTCGACCTCTCCAACCCTGACATAAACCAATCCGTTAATTCGCTCAAACAG GCATGCTTGGATTCTGGTTTCTTCTACGTTGTGAATCATGGAATAAGCCAGGAATTCATGGACGAGGTTTTTGCAGAGAGCAAGAGATTCTTCTCTCTTCCACATAAGGAGAAGATGAAGCTCCTCAGGAATGAGAAGCATAGGGGGTATACTCCTGTTCTTGATGAACTACTTGATCCTGAAAACCAAGTTCAtg TAGGAGATTACAAAGAGGGATATTATATTGGAGTTGAAGTAGCTGAAGATGATCCAAAATCACATAAACCTTTCTATGGACCAAATCGATGGCCTTCGTCAG GTATTCTGCCAAAATGGAGGGAGACTATGGAAAAATACCATGAACAAGCATT AGAAGTTGGAAAAAAAGTTGCAAGGATAATTGCCCTTGCTCTTGGTTTGGATGCCAATTTCTTTGATCAGCCGAAAATGCTCGGAGAGCCAATTGCAGTTCTGCGTTTGCTGCACTATGAAG GTAGAATATCAGATCCCACAAAAGGATTATTTGGAGCTGGAGCTCATACTGATTATGGGTTAATTACACTATTGGCGACGGATGAGATCTCAGGTCTTCAA ATATGTAAAGATAGGGATGCTAAGCCTCAGAAATGGGAGGATGTGCCGCCAATGAAGGG AGCATTCATAGTGAATATCGGTGACATGCTGGAGCGCTGGAGCAACTGTGTTTTCAA GTCTACACTGCACAGAGTTCTGGGAAATGGTAAAGAGAGATATTCT ATTCCATTCTTTTTGGAGCCTAGTCATGAATGTCTAGTGGAATGCTTGCCAACATGCAAATCTGCCACAAATCCTGCCAA GTTTCCTCCTATCCTATGCCAGGACTACCTGAGCCAACGATACAACGATACTCACGCCAATCTTACTATTTACAAGAAACAGCAAAATCTTCAATACTAA
- the LOC130982360 gene encoding 2-oxoglutarate-Fe(II) type oxidoreductase hxnY-like isoform X3 codes for MRSIGGDYKEGYYIGVEVAEDDPKSHKPFYGPNRWPSSGILPKWRETMEKYHEQALEVGKKVARIIALALGLDANFFDQPKMLGEPIAVLRLLHYEGRISDPTKGLFGAGAHTDYGLITLLATDEISGLQICKDRDAKPQKWEDVPPMKGAFIVNIGDMLERWSNCVFKSTLHRVLGNGKERYSIPFFLEPSHECLVECLPTCKSATNPAKFPPILCQDYLSQRYNDTHANLTIYKKQQNLQY; via the exons ATGAGAAGCATAGGGG GAGATTACAAAGAGGGATATTATATTGGAGTTGAAGTAGCTGAAGATGATCCAAAATCACATAAACCTTTCTATGGACCAAATCGATGGCCTTCGTCAG GTATTCTGCCAAAATGGAGGGAGACTATGGAAAAATACCATGAACAAGCATT AGAAGTTGGAAAAAAAGTTGCAAGGATAATTGCCCTTGCTCTTGGTTTGGATGCCAATTTCTTTGATCAGCCGAAAATGCTCGGAGAGCCAATTGCAGTTCTGCGTTTGCTGCACTATGAAG GTAGAATATCAGATCCCACAAAAGGATTATTTGGAGCTGGAGCTCATACTGATTATGGGTTAATTACACTATTGGCGACGGATGAGATCTCAGGTCTTCAA ATATGTAAAGATAGGGATGCTAAGCCTCAGAAATGGGAGGATGTGCCGCCAATGAAGGG AGCATTCATAGTGAATATCGGTGACATGCTGGAGCGCTGGAGCAACTGTGTTTTCAA GTCTACACTGCACAGAGTTCTGGGAAATGGTAAAGAGAGATATTCT ATTCCATTCTTTTTGGAGCCTAGTCATGAATGTCTAGTGGAATGCTTGCCAACATGCAAATCTGCCACAAATCCTGCCAA GTTTCCTCCTATCCTATGCCAGGACTACCTGAGCCAACGATACAACGATACTCACGCCAATCTTACTATTTACAAGAAACAGCAAAATCTTCAATACTAA
- the LOC130982360 gene encoding 2-oxoglutarate-Fe(II) type oxidoreductase hxnY-like isoform X2 → MVNADSLTSSLSCVDLSNPDINQSVNSLKQACLDSGFFYVVNHGISQEFMDEVFAESKRFFSLPHKEKMKLLRNEKHRGYTPVLDELLDPENQVHGDYKEGYYIGVEVAEDDPKSHKPFYGPNRWPSSGILPKWRETMEKYHEQALEVGKKVARIIALALGLDANFFDQPKMLGEPIAVLRLLHYEGRISDPTKGLFGAGAHTDYGLITLLATDEISGLQICKDRDAKPQKWEDVPPMKGAFIVNIGDMLERWSNCVFKSTLHRVLGNGKERYSIPFFLEPSHECLVECLPTCKSATNPAKFPPILCQDYLSQRYNDTHANLTIYKKQQNLQY, encoded by the exons ATGGTTAACGCAGATTCTCTCACCTCTTCCCTCAGTTGTGTCGACCTCTCCAACCCTGACATAAACCAATCCGTTAATTCGCTCAAACAG GCATGCTTGGATTCTGGTTTCTTCTACGTTGTGAATCATGGAATAAGCCAGGAATTCATGGACGAGGTTTTTGCAGAGAGCAAGAGATTCTTCTCTCTTCCACATAAGGAGAAGATGAAGCTCCTCAGGAATGAGAAGCATAGGGGGTATACTCCTGTTCTTGATGAACTACTTGATCCTGAAAACCAAGTTCAtg GAGATTACAAAGAGGGATATTATATTGGAGTTGAAGTAGCTGAAGATGATCCAAAATCACATAAACCTTTCTATGGACCAAATCGATGGCCTTCGTCAG GTATTCTGCCAAAATGGAGGGAGACTATGGAAAAATACCATGAACAAGCATT AGAAGTTGGAAAAAAAGTTGCAAGGATAATTGCCCTTGCTCTTGGTTTGGATGCCAATTTCTTTGATCAGCCGAAAATGCTCGGAGAGCCAATTGCAGTTCTGCGTTTGCTGCACTATGAAG GTAGAATATCAGATCCCACAAAAGGATTATTTGGAGCTGGAGCTCATACTGATTATGGGTTAATTACACTATTGGCGACGGATGAGATCTCAGGTCTTCAA ATATGTAAAGATAGGGATGCTAAGCCTCAGAAATGGGAGGATGTGCCGCCAATGAAGGG AGCATTCATAGTGAATATCGGTGACATGCTGGAGCGCTGGAGCAACTGTGTTTTCAA GTCTACACTGCACAGAGTTCTGGGAAATGGTAAAGAGAGATATTCT ATTCCATTCTTTTTGGAGCCTAGTCATGAATGTCTAGTGGAATGCTTGCCAACATGCAAATCTGCCACAAATCCTGCCAA GTTTCCTCCTATCCTATGCCAGGACTACCTGAGCCAACGATACAACGATACTCACGCCAATCTTACTATTTACAAGAAACAGCAAAATCTTCAATACTAA